In Rhodamnia argentea isolate NSW1041297 chromosome 1, ASM2092103v1, whole genome shotgun sequence, the genomic window atttttataatatttgaatgcttttttgaattatttatttattatttttcttttaattattccTTCAACCGATCTCTTGATCGGCGATCCACCGGAggcgaggtcaacctcaccCTCGCCGTTCTTGAGCCGGCTCGGGTTTGCCTAACaatggtgaggtcgagcctcgccggatctaACTAGGCTCGCCCTTGCTGGTGGTTGTCGCTCTCACCTCAAGCCTATCAACGattggattgacaaaaaaaaagttttatgattgaattaacacaattataatagattcatgatgtttttggtaatttttccattttctcttctgatcAGCACACCTTGTTTATACGAactcccctttttgtttttctttttatacctGGCTTTAAGGAATCCAATTACCGTGCGCCAAtcttggatttgattttctccaagaaagagaaaggaaaaaaaaaaaaaaaatcaaaccctcCAATATTTGTGTGCCCGTTCGTTGGATAACTTGAGCAATACTAGTCCAAATAAAGAAGTGATTTGCTAGGATTTCTTTCCCAACACATTCCGGTCAACAATAATCGATCAACATCCTTGATCGAATCGAGTTTCACATACGATTTCAAATTCGATATACGatttaacaacaacaaaaaaaaagattgatctATTGACGGCACGAGATTAAATGACAGATTTTCACGACGCGTGAGGGAGATAAACGAAAATTTGGTATTAAGTAATATCATTGTACAAGGGGATCCAAATCCTTTCTTCGCGTCGGATATCCTCGTTCCCCTCCCTAAGGCCGTAAATGGGTCCCGATCGGGATAGCCGAACCGATGAGGTAAGCAATAATACTTGACGCTCTAAACACGGTGCATGGTGGCAACACTTTGATTTTTGTAAAAACCAATTTAAACATGCCAATATCGTGGTGTTAATTAATTTTGGCCATGACACTAAACTCGTCGGACGCTGATCGCCGCATCTGCCGGCGTTATTTGTATTACAAACACCAGCTTTCATATCCCAATATCGAGTGGCAACAGCCGTAAATAATGAATGGTTTACTAAAAGAAGCGAAAAATAATTGCCCTCTATTAGCCTTCCCCGTAATAGATAACGATCATTTCAATACACAGCAAGATGAAGATCCCTCCTATTTAAAACTTTTGTGGGACCCAcgcaattgtttttttttccatgttggTTTTTAATTGTTATGtctaaaagcaaaaaaaaaaatggaaaattgatgaTCGCCAAAGTGCCCTTTTAAGCTCAAGCCGCCCGGTTGACTTGGCCGTCGTTTCTGACTGGGCCCCTGGACACTCCCACGAATCTTCCTCCTCCGCTTTCTCTCCTACCTTGAAAAAGGCGGAGAAACTCTACGAACTTCCCGTCTTTCTCTCGCTTCACCCATGCCTCCGATCTCATATCCACCGCCGCCACGGCGGAGGCTCGCCGCCTCCGCCACCGCCCTCTGCCTCTTAGTCCTCCTCCTCCCAACCCCTCTCCCTTCCGCCGCCGCCCAACCGGCTTCCACTCCGCCGAGCGACGAGTCCTCGTCCTCCAACCCGGCGTACGGCAGCTTCAATCCCTCCGTTGGCCTCGTCATGGTCGTCATCATCGtcatcctcttcctcctcgctTCCTTCTCCGCCTACGTCCTCAACTGCTCCCCGGCCCCCGAGGGCTCCATCGGCCGCGCGGTCCGCTCGCTCCGCCGCCTCGGCGCACCCCGCGGCCTCGACCCTGCCGTCCTCGAGACCTTCCCGACCGCCGTCTACTCCGCCGTGAAAGGGCACAAGGTCGGCGAGGCTTCGCTGGAGTGCGCCGTGTGCCTGAACGACTTCGAGGACGACGACACGCTCCGCCTGATCCCCAAGTGCGACCACGCGTTCCACCCCGACTGCATCGGCGAGTGGCTCGCCTCCCACACCACCTGCCCCGTCTGCCGCGCCGACCTCGCGTCGCAGCCGGCCGGCGACTGGGAAAGTCAACAGCCCGAGTCAGGCACGGAGATGCCGCGGGTCGAGGTGAATCCGGCTGACGGCGGCGTGTCAGAGAGGAGCCCACGAGAAGGAGGACGAGAGCAAATCCAGCAGCCGCCTTCGCCGCCACCAGATCTATGGGACAAGAACGAGAGTGGCAGCTTCAATAACCGCAACCGAACACGTGGCTCGGGCAGGATCCGCAGGTTTCCGCGTTCTCACTCGACCGGGCACTCGCTAGTCCGGCCGGGCGAGGACACGGAGCGTTTCACCCTGAGGCTGCCCGCCGAGGTGAGGAAGCAATTGATGAACAGGCCCGGGCCCTTCTTTCCCCAAGAAGGTTCGTCGAGGCGAGGATACCGGTTTGGAGGCGAAGGGAGCAGCCGAGGAAGGTACTTCAGGAGACCGGACCGTCTGGACGGGGCGGCCAAATCGGACAGGTGGGCTTTCAATAGGATGCCGTCCTTCCTTGTGCGCATGTCATCAGCCCTCTCGCCGAGAGTGGCTGCCGACGGCGGCGGAGGGTCCTCTCGTGCTTCAGTGCAACAGGCTCGACCAGCCATTTAGTGCGGAAATTACTTTGcgtccaaaaaggaaaaaaaataggacaATTTCAAGAATTTCGAGGCCACAGATTTCTTTTGGTGGGTGATTGCCAAACAAATTATGCCTACTTTGTATATCGTGTTAGACGAATTTTAAGAGATTAGTGACCAGAGAGAAGAAGCTTATAAATTGAAGTCGATTAAAAAGATTGATTAGTCCTCGTTGGTTTGTCTTAACGTGGTTTTCTCAAATGAATTGGGGCGTAATGGAAATCAAAcacaattgattgaaaaatccaaaaaaaaaaatgttaatatttgatttaaaatgatttgatccGGATATTTAAATTCTTCGTAGTAGGATAGAAGTGTAAATTTTGTGCACCGATGAAATCTACTGGTGTAAGGATATGCAAAGTAGTTTTATAAATACCTATATCTATTTCCTCGTTTGAGTTTTGTTTATCTATATCAGTCAAGCGTTTAAAAAGAAGATACGATCAAATTTTGGACTTTAGATAATAAACGTACCCAATATTCCACcccgaaaatatttaatatcaAATCTTTTTCAGGCTGCGAAATTTCCTTTGATATTTAAGAGTGTTACCGAAacttctgaaaaataaatagtgTTATACGTTGCATAGTTAGATCAAACTACCATTTCACGTCACTTAAGAAGAGTTAAGATAAACTAATCAAGGGCCATTCTTTTTGTCCATGAccaaaaggaaaggaacatCTCTTttcggggaaaattaccaaaagagttctaaatctattataattttgtcgattctgtcctaaacaaatttttttttgtcaattgagtcttaaactatttacatttatgtcaatttagtctatttggtTAACTAGCTGACctagtaatattttaattttgtaaatatttttttgaattgatttttttctttcttctttgctttttgtttgtGGTCGGCAAGAATCGCAATTGTCAAGATCTGGGCGAGGGCGGCCTCGTCGGTCGTAAGTGAAGGCGGCCTCTCCTGCAGGTGGCGAGGCCATGATCGCTTTTGCCCACAATCGGCAAGACGCAGGCGAGGCCTTGGTGTGGCCGCCGTCATCCAAATTTGAGCGAGGATGAGGCGAGGGCCGTGACCCTCTCCCACCACAAAtagaaagcaaagaagaaaggaaaaaaagaaaagaaagataaaaaatttgattACAAATTTAGAAAAGTAGTTAAAGATTACAATATTATTACAAAATTAACCACGTCACCGTCGCTCGGtcaaatagactcaattggaaaaaaaaaatatttaggattcgattagcaaaaacaaagggtttatgattgaattgatataattacaataaatttatgattgttTTCTGAATTATCCCATTCATTTTGTcctaaatctcttttttttttagtcaattgaATCCTGAATTGTTTTGAACACGTCCCAATTCTTAGCACGAATCACATGGGCCAAAATTCCACTTGGGAAATGAGAAGGACATGTACCCAATCGAAAAGTCCACCACTCGAGTAGCACCACAGAAAAAGAGGAGGGAGTCGACGGAATGTGAGAAAATCGTGGCGAAGGGTCAAAAGAATCGTCACCACTTTGGCTGCTTTTTATCAAATTTCTGTTAGCCGGTGAtgttggttggttggttggtgACCCCTGGCCCTGACTGTGCCGTTTTCGAATTTGCTTGCGTTGGCCAATTGAAGACCAACTTGTGATGCTGCCAACCTTCGCAAtatgattgattgtgatttgcgaCATCATTCCTCCTTTTGAAAATTCCCCCCAGAAGAAAAATTGAGCTGTAATTAATGCCAGATTCCTGACTTTTTGTCTATCAGGAGCAGGCCATAGCAGTTCTGACGTTTTAGAGCCCAAGAAGGAGGTGGCGTCATGCATTGCGTAGCTGTTCTTTAAGCCCCCGTGCGTACGCCAGATTGGGAAGTTTGGATTCGCGAATTCAATTAAGACGACCCTTGACTAGATGGGAAGGTATGGGTAAGTAGGCCCTCCCAAAAAAGAATGCGGCAAGGAAATGTTACGTGTCAATGTATTATTATGAAATTATTAATATAATGAAtacgtttgtttcacgaaaaaataaaataaaatttcaaataaagactcaAAGTATcctcattatctcaaataaaaatatgaagtgatcatatcaatctaaaaaattatcttttttctttattatttttttctttttttgcattttaaaaattaaaaaatataaagaaacatAGGTGAGAGGGCTTCCTCTCGCCTGTAGACGTCGGCCCCTCGATGAGGGCCAGCAACCCCACTAACTAGAGCCGGTTTCACGAGAaattgatgatttgaaaaatattttcttaaaaataatcatctatatcacttataaaaatgaatgaacaagcGAATAacatattttcattatccaataaaaatatttctacaTAAATCGTAGTTGAtagtgaaagtattttttataaacGATATAAGTAattgtttttaagaaaatatgtttcaaatcattcttttttcgaaaaaataaactTATCTTATACATGTTAATTTTTAGGGATTTGTGCACTAAAAGCCccaaaacttgtcataaaagtacaattgagtcttaaaactttcaaaaagtacaatctagtcctaaaaattatcaaattggtgcaatcgagtaTTTATGTTAACTCTGTCCAATTCGACTAACGGAAAATgcgaatgtgatttttttattactttctctaTCCTACGTGACACTAATGTGGctaatataagaaaaataagtCCAAAACAAAAGGGCCGACGGTGGTGAGCAGAGGTTTGGTCGGAGTCGCCGAGCCCAAACCAGTGGCCGGTGACCCGGGCCGACCGCAAGTGAGGTTGCTGGCCCACGCCCAAATCGGGATAAGGGCCGCCACCGGCGAGGTCGCCTTTGCCAATGGCTATTCTTAGTCGATTCGGGTGAGGGCTGCGATCCTTGCTTGTGCTCAGCCAAGGTTGATGATTGACCCTCACCCCACCATTGCCGGAAGAGTCGATGGTCGATGATGGTGGGCCGAGGGTTTGTCGGGTCGCCAACCAGAGCTCGGATAGGGTAAAGGGCCGCTACTGGCGGGGTCGCCTCCATCGCTAGCTGGGGCCGAGGTTGGCGGCAACCTCGCCAATGGAAACTCTAAGTTGATTTAGGGGAGGGACACAACCCTCGCCTATGGTTGGCCAAGGTCGACGATCGACCTTTGTCCCACCATCACCAACCCTTTCAGCAATGGCATGAGTGAAAGCTACGAGGGCTCTGCAGACACTCGTAAATCGTGCCTTTTGTTAATTTATATTGATTAATATTTCttgtaaaaatcaaatttgaaccaaaacaatgtcttttttttatttatttacctttcttgttttagccacatcacgtaggagagagaaagtactAAAAAACAGCCACATCAACATTTTTGGTCAACTAAATTGGATGgaattaacggaaggactcgattgcactaattttgataagttttaagatttgattgcacgttttgaaagttttcggGCTTAATTACATTTTCGTGATAAGCTTTAGGGATTTctaataaataaatttctaaattttaagCATGTACCCAGCCATTGCGCATATTTTATTCGCAACATCAGCCAACATGCACATTATCGAAATaactttatttttgaaattaaaactaaaagTAAGAATtacttggaaaaaaagaaaggttgatgataaaagggaaagaagaccATTGGGGCCTGGGGTCGTTGGAGCCGGCCTCCCCGTCCGCCGGCGCCCCTCGCTTGAAGGTGCATGGCTGTTGCTAAAAGGGAGGCTCCGGCACCGTCCCCCGTACATCCCACTGCTTGATCCTTCATCAGCTATCTtggttttaatcaatttttaggtTATTCACTTCACAAGTCCttagctttttcatttttttttaatgcgaCGTGACCACCTCATTCTTTAGGACTTAAAAGTACGAAATCAACAAGTTTTGAGGCTTGCGCCCTAATTAACCTAAGCATTTGATTTCTCGTCATATGCTGTAAGGACCCGTTCCGACGAGGGCATCGTTCGTGCGTCGCTGGAGGGGCGATGATTTGCTTTCGCTTGAAGGTGCATGGCTGTTGCTACGTATTGCGGAGGAAAACCGGCGTGGTTATGGTTTAGTTGGCATGATCTATGTTTGGCATATAAAAGATGGACTTTGCTAAGAGGAAGTATGCAATTCTGACCATATATTTGTTTCACAAGTTCATGGCAACCGGTTGGGCTCGCGGAGGAAATTTAAGGTCAATTTTATAAGTACGCATACCTTGTTTATCCATACAATGAAagctaaagagaaaaaaacagaCAATGGCACTCTAAAATGTTTTTGTTCGAATTGGTCGTTGTGTTGATAAAGTAAGTGAGAATACTAATGTGGTCGACTACTCACCATTGAACAGCGACGTGGTGCTGAAGTGGCATCTTACATCGCTTTCAAAACTTCTTTTATAAATACAAGACAAaacaaatatagaaaaaaaaaaaccaacaacaacaacaacccaCGATCACTTGAACCACGTTGGCGCTCAAGAGAATTTCAATGATTTTCACTCATTTGGAAAATTGAATCATATCAGTCACTATAGCCATTTTCATAATATGATTTGCAATCACGGAAGAAATGAGTGTCTTCAATTGTtaatattacttttttttaaaaagaaaagtacttTATTATTGATTGACTTCTAATATATAAGAAACGACGTAGGGTCAAGAGTCACATGATCATGTGAATTTTCTCAACGAACCAAACATTGGAGCTATATCGACTAAAATTTGTATAGTATTTTATTGATTTACTTTTTTAACTTTAGCCTTGACTCACGCGATCCTCAAATTAATcttgttatatttttttaaggTCTTTGCCTTCATCTACGAGATTCAAATGGACAGGGTGATTTTATCGTTTACTAATTAATTATACGCAGTCGACATCACCGATCTTAATTCTAGTCGCTGAAGAGTGCTTCCAAAATCACTTTGATCCGAATGAAAAGAACGAGGAGCTGTTTAAATGTACGATGATTTCATTGTCAGTCTCGAAGTTAATCTTTCTTGCGTTTTTTCATcttcaatttcaaaagattttttttaatgacattaacttttcttcttctttttttgggtagaGATAACATTATTCCTAAACGATTTCGAGGACCACGACATGCTCTGTCTGATCCCGAAGTGCGGCCAAGCTTTCCATCCCGACCGCATCGGCAACGTCACCTGCCCCGTCTGCCATGCTGATCTCGCATCGCAGCCGGCCGGCAACTCGGCAAGTCAACTCCCATGGTCAGGCCCCTATCCGCCCTGGGTCAAGTTGAGGTTCGAGGCGGCTCCGCCCCATGGCGGTGCGCTGGCAGCTTCAATATCCGCAACCGAACACGTGACTCGGGGGATTAGGAGGTTTTCTCGTTCGCACTCGACTGGGCACTCGCTAGTCCGACTGAATGACAACACCGAGCGCTTAGCTGCGGTGCGGAAGCAATTGATGGACCGACCTGGGCTGGTCCTGCCACGGGAAGGTTGCTTGAGGAGAGGAAACGGATGGGGAGGCGAAGGGAGCAACTGAGGGAGGTCCTTCAGGTTCAGGAGGCCGGATCGGCTCGACTGGGCAGCCAAGTCGGAGAGGTGGGATTTCAATAGGATCTTGCCTAGAGTGGCTGCCGACGGTGGCGGTGGGTCCTCTCGGGATTGGTTCAACAGGCTCGACGGGCCATCTGTGCCTACTTTGCTTATATTAGTGATCAAAAGAGAACGAGTTTATAAATTTGCGGCATGAAGTTGGACAAAGAGATTGATTAGTCCGCGATTCTCTGTTgcctcatttttttcaaatgagtttGTGTTGtgaaaattaaagataattgattgaaaaatctgagaaaatggtaatttttaattttaagacaAATGATCGGATCAAACttagaaaagatgaaaatgtaaATCCCCTGCCGTGCAATGATGAAACTTACTAGCTTAAGGATATACGAAGCATAAACTTACGTAAATATCCgcatttatttgtttgttcaaGTTTTGGTTATCTGTCTAAGTCAAGTATTTCAGAGCAAATATGATCAGATCTCTTGAACCTTTCATAAATTTCGAGATTTAGATAATAAATGTCCCATATATAAGTAAATCTCTTATGCAATAGCTCGAAGAACATCCCTCGCTCGCatttaaaatcatttttgaaaCTTCAAGCATATCACATCGTACGATTCTAATTTGTATCGTGAATAACATGGAAGCTACTAAATTGCAAGTTGACAAATCGGGCCAAATTCCACTAAAGGTACCATCTGCGAATGCTAGCAACTTTGGAAAAAGGAAACTAATCTGTCGAGAATTAATCCGATTGAAAGCACCGTCGTTTGCTGCGATTTGCAACATCATTTATTCTTTcggaaattccaaaaaaattcagcTGAAATCAGTGCTATCTTCGCGTCCCCGTCTCTATTGGGCCGAAGCGGAAGAAGAAGCTTGCGTCCTGCATTGCGGCGTCACTTTAGTGCAGTGCACCTCTATTTCCTAAAGCCCCACTACAAGTACAGATGCCAACGTTAGGGATTTAGGATCCACGAATCAAATTATGACAACCTTCGACTTCATGGTGGACGAGATGGAATTTCGCCGGAGACGGTGAAGGGCTCGCACCGCCATATCTAGTGTTGGCGGCTGTTGTCTGAGGTTGCGCTACCTTCGGTGGCCCATTGCCGACTTCTCTCATGCAGAGAAGACGAACAATTATAACGAGAGCAAAATTGGAAAACTGAAAAAATCGGTGAGGGTAGCtttggaagaggaaaaaaaatgctacCTAAGGATAAGCATGCtgagaaaaattgaaagccCAAGAATCTCAAGGTTTGCCTTGGGTTTTCAGCTTTTCCAAAGCTCACTTTTTCTCTaggtaatttcaattttttttccaaacaccCCAATGTTCGAGGACTacattatatatttaatttaagtTCAGAGAttgtattgaataaattaaaaattcaggaactaTATTAGCTAAAATTTTGAGACCATTTGTGTCTGATTTTCTCATAATTGAAATGACAAtatatttcgacaaaaaaagaaggacaATATATGGTGCGGTGAAAACtaagaagcaccgacactctctaTGGGctttcgtgtcgtgtcgtgtccgatACTCTCCGATATGTCATCGACATGTAATCAACGTTTCGGACACGCCGGCGATACACTAGTCCTCTCTACACACCATTTTGACAAACACGaggttaattttaagcatttttaataaattagaggtcaaaatgtaaatttatcaaaaatataaatgCTTAGGTCATATATCCAACAACcccaaaattaggaaaatttttcaagGGCTCGAAAtgccctctttatttcaaaaaagtgtGTGGCCAAGggcattttagtaattttctttttaaaaacctttttccttttctccttttcttttttccctttctttttgtttttacccTAGCTCTTCTCGGGTGACCAATCTCGATGGCCGGCCACCAACGAGGGCGATAGAGGCCTTGCCCGGGCGAGGCCATCGAGGCCATCCCTCTGCGTGCGCAAGCGAGGCCCACGCCGCCCTTGAGGACATttcgagggttgccctcgccatCGGATCAAGCTCGATCTCAGCTTCCCTTAGTTACATTCTACCTTGAAGGCTAGGCAAGGCCACCGGCAAGGGTAATGGACGAGTagagggtggccctcgccggccttcCCCGGGTGAGACGAGAGTTGCCGTCCTTAGATCTAGGCGGCAAGGGC contains:
- the LOC115744008 gene encoding E3 ubiquitin-protein ligase ATL31-like, whose amino-acid sequence is MPPISYPPPPRRRLAASATALCLLVLLLPTPLPSAAAQPASTPPSDESSSSNPAYGSFNPSVGLVMVVIIVILFLLASFSAYVLNCSPAPEGSIGRAVRSLRRLGAPRGLDPAVLETFPTAVYSAVKGHKVGEASLECAVCLNDFEDDDTLRLIPKCDHAFHPDCIGEWLASHTTCPVCRADLASQPAGDWESQQPESGTEMPRVEVNPADGGVSERSPREGGREQIQQPPSPPPDLWDKNESGSFNNRNRTRGSGRIRRFPRSHSTGHSLVRPGEDTERFTLRLPAEVRKQLMNRPGPFFPQEGSSRRGYRFGGEGSSRGRYFRRPDRLDGAAKSDRWAFNRMPSFLVRMSSALSPRVAADGGGGSSRASVQQARPAI
- the LOC125314900 gene encoding E3 ubiquitin-protein ligase ATL6-like gives rise to the protein MLCLIPKCGQAFHPDRIGNVTCPVCHADLASQPAGNSASQLPWSGPYPPWVKLRFEAAPPHGGALAASISATEHVTRGIRRFSRSHSTGHSLVRLNDNTERLAAVRKQLMDRPGLVLPREGCLRRGNGWGGEGSN